Proteins encoded within one genomic window of Lactococcus garvieae:
- a CDS encoding glycoside hydrolase family 65 protein, which produces MKEISRIMEVDPWLIQSSKLEKEERRLQESLTSLGNGYMGMRGNFSEKYSGDHHQGTYIAGVWFPDKTRVGWWKNGYPEYFGKAINAMNFSGVSLFIDGEEVDLYTDDIQNFHIALDMQKAVLSYHYEKAGVAVSVERFMSIVHPELAVFSFRFESVDGKAHQVRTESFIDADVHNEDSNYEEKFWKVLDKGGDKAASYIASQTIENPFGVEQFTVLASQSFKGNLQSKGQDIQEEKVLDYHEALLEKEVLHFEKRVLVVTSRDYSDLAEMKKASADLEHTLQSRSYDQLLEEHVKAWAERWALADVEIKGSDQAQQGIRFNLFQLFATYYGEDERLNIGPKGFTGEKYGGATYWDTEAYAVPLYLALADQQVTKNLLHYRHKQLPQAQHNARQQGLDGALYPMVTFTGIECHNEWEITFEEIHRNGAIAYAIYNYSNYTGDETYLAQEGLEVLVEISRFWADRVHYSKRQKAYMIHGVTGPNEYENNINNNWYTNTLASWVLNYTLESLAKYPRPDLQVSDEELGKWKDITANMYYPTDEAMGIFVQHDGFLDKDLTPVAELDPKHLPLNQNWSWDRILRSPYIKQADVLQGLYFFGDHYSLEEKRRNFDFYEPLTVHESSLSPSIHAVLAAELGMEDKAVEMYERTARLDLDNYNNDTEDGLHITSMTGSWLAIVQGFAQMKTWNGQLSFAPFIPQAWESYSFHINYRGRLLKISVGTKLQIELLKGEALDLEVYGEKVQLKDSYEAEVEHV; this is translated from the coding sequence ATGAAAGAAATCAGTAGAATTATGGAAGTTGATCCTTGGCTCATCCAGTCAAGTAAGCTGGAAAAAGAGGAGCGTCGTCTTCAAGAGTCCTTAACCTCACTCGGAAATGGCTATATGGGGATGCGGGGTAATTTTTCGGAAAAATATTCAGGCGATCATCATCAGGGGACTTATATTGCAGGCGTGTGGTTCCCCGATAAAACGCGTGTAGGCTGGTGGAAAAATGGTTACCCAGAATATTTCGGTAAAGCCATTAATGCTATGAACTTTTCCGGTGTCTCTCTTTTTATCGATGGCGAAGAAGTCGACTTATATACGGATGATATCCAAAACTTTCATATCGCTTTGGATATGCAAAAAGCGGTTCTTTCCTACCACTATGAGAAAGCGGGTGTCGCGGTTTCAGTAGAACGCTTTATGTCTATTGTACATCCTGAGTTGGCCGTCTTTTCTTTCCGTTTTGAGAGTGTAGATGGTAAGGCGCATCAGGTTCGTACAGAATCCTTTATTGATGCCGATGTGCACAATGAAGACTCGAACTATGAAGAGAAGTTCTGGAAAGTTTTAGACAAAGGCGGTGATAAAGCAGCTTCTTACATCGCAAGTCAAACTATCGAAAACCCATTTGGTGTGGAGCAATTTACAGTATTAGCTAGCCAAAGTTTTAAAGGGAATCTTCAGAGCAAAGGACAAGATATTCAAGAAGAAAAAGTTCTCGATTATCATGAAGCTCTTTTGGAGAAAGAAGTTTTACATTTTGAAAAGCGCGTGCTTGTTGTGACCAGTCGTGATTATTCTGACTTAGCGGAGATGAAAAAAGCATCAGCTGACTTAGAACACACACTTCAAAGTAGAAGCTATGACCAACTTTTAGAAGAGCATGTAAAAGCTTGGGCTGAGCGTTGGGCACTTGCGGATGTTGAGATCAAAGGCTCTGACCAAGCTCAGCAAGGTATTCGCTTTAATCTTTTCCAACTTTTTGCGACCTACTATGGGGAAGATGAACGCCTTAATATTGGTCCCAAAGGTTTTACAGGTGAAAAGTATGGGGGAGCAACTTACTGGGATACTGAAGCCTATGCTGTGCCACTCTATCTTGCCTTAGCAGACCAGCAAGTAACCAAAAACTTGCTGCATTATCGCCATAAACAACTGCCACAAGCCCAGCATAATGCAAGACAGCAAGGCCTTGATGGTGCACTCTATCCGATGGTTACTTTCACAGGAATAGAATGCCACAATGAATGGGAAATCACCTTTGAGGAAATCCACCGTAACGGTGCCATTGCTTACGCAATCTATAACTATAGCAACTACACAGGGGATGAAACATACTTGGCACAAGAAGGGCTGGAAGTTCTGGTAGAGATTTCTCGCTTTTGGGCTGATCGTGTGCACTACTCAAAACGTCAAAAGGCCTACATGATTCATGGTGTAACAGGACCCAATGAATATGAGAACAATATCAATAATAACTGGTATACCAATACATTGGCAAGCTGGGTCCTAAACTATACTCTAGAAAGTTTGGCTAAGTATCCACGTCCAGATTTACAGGTTTCCGATGAGGAGTTAGGCAAATGGAAAGATATCACAGCCAATATGTATTATCCAACCGATGAAGCTATGGGTATTTTTGTGCAACACGATGGCTTTTTAGACAAAGACTTGACGCCTGTTGCCGAACTGGATCCAAAGCATCTGCCTTTGAACCAAAACTGGTCTTGGGATAGAATCTTGCGTTCGCCTTATATTAAACAGGCTGATGTTTTACAAGGTCTGTACTTCTTTGGTGATCATTACAGTCTTGAAGAAAAACGCCGTAACTTTGATTTTTATGAGCCTTTGACTGTTCATGAAAGTTCTCTTTCCCCTTCGATTCATGCCGTTTTAGCTGCGGAGCTGGGTATGGAAGACAAGGCGGTGGAAATGTATGAACGAACAGCACGCTTGGATCTCGACAACTATAATAATGACACAGAGGACGGCCTCCATATTACGTCCATGACTGGTTCTTGGCTGGCTATCGTTCAAGGATTTGCCCAAATGAAAACTTGGAATGGACAACTGAGTTTTGCTCCCTTTATCCCTCAAGCTTGGGAATCTTATAGTTTCCACATTAATTATCGCGGGCGTTTACTTAAGATTAGTGTAGGAACAAAACTGCAAATAGAATTGCTCAAAGGCGAGGCTCTCGATTTGGAAGTCTATGGAGAAAAAGTGCAGTTAAAAGACAGTTATGAAGCAGAGGTAGAGCATGTTTAA
- a CDS encoding DUF1294 domain-containing protein: MRIILLSILAVWNGIVFAFYAVDKQKAKTHAWRIPEKILLGQAIFGGGLGALLAGKICHHKTRKWYFWLAWIIGLLIDLGLLILILRYI; the protein is encoded by the coding sequence ATGAGAATAATATTATTAAGTATATTAGCAGTTTGGAATGGCATTGTCTTTGCTTTTTACGCTGTGGATAAACAAAAAGCCAAGACACATGCTTGGCGGATACCAGAAAAAATCCTCCTCGGACAAGCCATTTTTGGCGGTGGTTTAGGTGCCTTACTTGCTGGCAAGATATGTCATCATAAGACCAGAAAATGGTATTTCTGGCTGGCGTGGATTATTGGGCTATTGATTGATTTAGGGTTACTCATTTTAATTTTACGATATATATAA
- the pgmB gene encoding beta-phosphoglucomutase, which translates to MFKAVLFDLDGVITDTAEYHFQAWKALAEEIGISGVDRAFNEQLKGVSREDSLRKILELGGKADQYGPEAFAQLAEQKNKNYVQMIQQVGPADVYPGILELLEDLQAANIKIALASASKNGPFLLEAMNLKTYFDAIADPAKVAFSKPAPDIFLAAAAGVSVPISSCIGIEDAQAGIAAIKAAGALPIGVGSAEDLGSDIALVSNTSSLSLELLTKVWENK; encoded by the coding sequence ATGTTTAAAGCAGTATTATTTGACTTAGATGGGGTAATTACCGATACGGCCGAGTATCATTTTCAAGCATGGAAAGCCCTAGCTGAAGAAATCGGAATTTCCGGAGTCGATAGGGCATTTAATGAACAGCTCAAAGGTGTTTCGCGAGAAGATTCTCTCCGAAAGATACTGGAACTTGGGGGAAAAGCAGACCAGTATGGGCCAGAAGCATTCGCCCAGTTGGCTGAGCAAAAAAATAAAAACTATGTGCAGATGATTCAGCAAGTTGGTCCTGCCGATGTATATCCAGGTATTCTGGAGTTATTAGAGGATTTACAAGCTGCTAATATCAAAATTGCTCTAGCATCTGCCTCGAAAAATGGCCCCTTTTTGTTGGAAGCGATGAATTTAAAGACATATTTTGATGCGATTGCTGATCCAGCAAAAGTTGCTTTCTCTAAGCCTGCTCCAGATATTTTTTTGGCGGCAGCAGCGGGAGTCAGTGTGCCTATCTCTTCGTGTATCGGTATTGAAGACGCCCAGGCAGGTATTGCGGCGATAAAAGCGGCAGGTGCCTTGCCTATCGGTGTCGGTTCTGCTGAAGACTTGGGCTCAGATATCGCTCTAGTTTCAAATACCAGTAGTCTGTCTCTTGAATTATTAACAAAAGTTTGGGAAAATAAGTAA